In Sinorhizobium sojae CCBAU 05684, a single window of DNA contains:
- a CDS encoding glycosyltransferase family 2 protein, whose protein sequence is MTANVSVILPTFNRTRSLAAAMMSVLNQSYEDLELIVVDDGSVEDVEGLVRSIRDERVMYIRRNKNGGAAAARNTGLARANGNYIAFQDSDDLWLPGKLMRQLALFSTLPEHVGVVTGAKIIYGRDASYKYGPGKVAYAPPPERCLGLDEDQLGRLLCENRIGPQLALFRRNCIPGTTWFDNCARANEDWEFAIRLVQHTTVYEDIEPVVLGFISNDSISSSSRKQTMGLLRILRKNRDVLRARKTQRSRLMIDLAISLYKFGKRRWARKILIAGLRDHPAHIGSAAASAGKMARNTFFGSEKHGRPHPA, encoded by the coding sequence ATGACTGCCAATGTTTCCGTCATTCTCCCAACGTTCAATAGAACTCGCAGCCTGGCTGCGGCAATGATGAGCGTCCTCAACCAGTCGTATGAGGACCTCGAGCTTATCGTGGTAGATGACGGTTCCGTCGAAGACGTAGAGGGTCTGGTGCGAAGCATCCGCGATGAACGCGTGATGTATATCCGACGGAACAAAAACGGCGGCGCCGCCGCCGCTCGCAATACGGGTCTCGCCCGCGCGAATGGCAACTACATCGCTTTCCAGGACAGTGACGACCTGTGGTTGCCTGGCAAACTCATGAGGCAGCTTGCGCTGTTTTCCACACTTCCAGAGCATGTCGGCGTCGTCACGGGGGCGAAGATTATCTATGGCCGAGATGCGTCCTACAAGTATGGCCCAGGCAAGGTGGCTTACGCGCCGCCGCCCGAGCGATGCTTGGGGCTGGATGAAGACCAGCTTGGCCGCTTGTTGTGTGAGAATCGCATCGGCCCGCAGCTTGCGCTCTTCCGACGGAACTGCATTCCGGGCACGACCTGGTTCGATAACTGCGCTCGAGCCAATGAGGACTGGGAATTCGCGATCAGGCTCGTCCAGCACACGACGGTCTACGAAGATATCGAACCAGTTGTATTGGGCTTCATTTCGAATGACAGCATATCGAGCAGTTCTCGCAAACAAACGATGGGTTTGCTACGCATCTTGAGAAAGAACAGAGACGTGCTGCGTGCGAGGAAGACGCAAAGGTCCAGGCTGATGATCGACCTGGCGATCTCTCTTTACAAATTCGGCAAGAGGCGATGGGCGAGGAAGATTCTGATCGCCGGACTTAGAGATCATCCCGCTCACATCGGGTCCGCTGCAGCATCTGCTGGCAAAATGGCTCGGAATACCTTTTTCGGCTCGGAGAAGCACGGTCGCCCCCATCCGGCCTGA
- a CDS encoding glycosyltransferase family 4 protein, with product MRLLVYPHELSIGGSQINAIDLASAVANAGHDVVVYGVPGPLISYIEERGLRYIPARRLRYRPAPSRIVQLAALASRERIDLIHAYEWPTCLDAYYGAGLFLNVPLLCTVLSMQVMPHVPASVPLIMGTRELGAQARKVHRGRVWVLEPPIDVERDTPFVDGKAFRSRHRVANDEFLVVSVSRLAVDLKLDALVRAIDAADLLAGSYSLKLVLLGDGPAREALTTRASAVNRRHGREVVILPGADLDPRSAYAAADLVLGMGSSALRALSIGRPLIVQGEEAFSEVFEPSTCELFLRQGFYGLAEGAVGARRLAAQVESLIRDPGRRAALAHFGREMVAKRFSLQRAADLQLDIYRQILADPPKRRLSDAMRSARLSLMLEIANHDPFRKREKKLREKSILATVHSGSWPPVLGE from the coding sequence TTGCGACTGCTCGTATATCCCCATGAGCTTTCGATCGGCGGTAGTCAGATAAACGCCATAGATCTCGCGTCTGCCGTGGCCAACGCAGGCCACGACGTGGTTGTCTACGGCGTCCCCGGTCCGCTCATCTCCTATATCGAAGAACGCGGCCTTCGCTACATACCGGCACGGCGTCTGCGGTATCGCCCCGCCCCTTCGCGAATCGTTCAGCTTGCCGCTCTGGCCTCCCGAGAGCGCATCGATCTGATCCACGCGTACGAGTGGCCAACCTGCCTCGATGCCTATTACGGCGCCGGTCTTTTCTTGAATGTTCCCCTCCTCTGCACCGTTTTAAGTATGCAGGTGATGCCGCATGTCCCTGCCTCGGTTCCGTTGATCATGGGAACGCGAGAGCTTGGCGCCCAGGCGCGCAAGGTTCACCGAGGCCGAGTTTGGGTTCTAGAGCCACCGATCGATGTCGAGCGCGACACGCCTTTCGTCGACGGAAAGGCGTTCCGCAGCAGACACCGCGTCGCCAATGATGAGTTTCTGGTCGTCAGCGTGTCTCGCCTTGCTGTCGATCTCAAACTCGATGCGTTGGTGCGCGCAATCGACGCTGCGGATTTGCTGGCAGGGTCATATTCACTAAAACTCGTCCTTCTCGGCGACGGTCCCGCGCGTGAAGCGTTGACAACGAGAGCAAGTGCGGTGAATCGCCGGCACGGTCGAGAAGTGGTCATCCTTCCCGGCGCCGATCTTGACCCACGAAGTGCCTACGCCGCTGCCGATCTCGTATTGGGGATGGGAAGTTCGGCGTTGCGCGCGCTTTCCATTGGTCGCCCGCTGATCGTGCAGGGAGAAGAAGCGTTCTCTGAAGTGTTCGAGCCCTCGACTTGCGAGCTGTTCTTGAGGCAGGGTTTTTACGGCTTGGCCGAGGGCGCAGTTGGAGCGCGCCGCCTTGCCGCACAAGTGGAGAGCTTAATCAGGGATCCCGGTCGTCGGGCAGCGCTCGCTCACTTCGGGCGGGAAATGGTCGCCAAACGGTTCAGCCTGCAACGAGCTGCGGACCTGCAACTCGACATCTATCGACAAATCTTGGCCGACCCACCGAAACGCAGACTCAGCGATGCGATGCGCTCGGCCCGTCTTTCATTGATGCTCGAAATCGCGAACCATGACCCTTTCCGTAAGCGCGAGAAAAAATTGCGGGAAAAGAGTATCCTCGCCACGGTTCATTCGGGCAGTTGGCCTCCTGTTCTTGGCGAGTAA
- a CDS encoding acyltransferase, giving the protein MIASDVTLHARVVIHHPDLVNLYGCTIGEGTRVGTFVEIQKRAVIGRNCKISSHSFICEGVTLEDGVFIGHGVMFTNDLHPSAVNADGELQTEADWKVVATVVKRRASIGSNATILAGVTIGEGAQVGAGAVVTKDVPGYTIVAGVPARIIGRVKEAAIEISSTGV; this is encoded by the coding sequence ATGATTGCGTCCGATGTCACGCTGCATGCCCGGGTCGTTATCCATCATCCGGATCTCGTCAACCTTTATGGCTGTACGATCGGCGAGGGCACTCGCGTCGGAACCTTCGTCGAGATCCAAAAACGCGCCGTGATCGGCAGGAACTGCAAGATTTCCAGCCACTCCTTCATCTGTGAGGGCGTGACGCTGGAAGACGGCGTTTTTATCGGCCATGGCGTCATGTTCACCAATGATCTCCATCCAAGCGCCGTCAATGCCGATGGCGAGCTCCAGACGGAGGCCGATTGGAAAGTCGTTGCGACAGTGGTCAAGCGCCGCGCCTCCATTGGCAGCAATGCGACCATTCTGGCGGGTGTGACGATCGGGGAGGGTGCACAGGTCGGCGCCGGCGCCGTGGTGACTAAGGACGTGCCCGGCTACACGATCGTCGCCGGCGTACCCGCCCGGATCATCGGACGCGTAAAGGAAGCGGCGATCGAGATTTCTTCTACGGGGGTGTAA
- a CDS encoding Gfo/Idh/MocA family protein, producing MIGVAVVGYGYWGPNLVRNFWETPGARLICVCDLRKDRLTAVQARYPAVHITDDFEEVLRDPRVDAVAIATPAAAHFKLTMQALLAGKHVFVEKPMASTSDEARRMVEEAARRRLVLAVDHTFVHTGAVRKMRELVQDGLGDVYYYDSVRVNLGLFQHDVSVIWDLAVHDLSIMDYVLPERPVAVSATGMSHVAGEPANIAYLNLFFESKLIAHIHVNWLAPVKVRRTLIGGSSKMILYDDLEPSEKIKVYDKGITLNGNPQKNGEKVYQMLVGYRTGDMYAPHLDLGEALSIELRQFVECIERNEQPVADGNAGLRVVRILEAATQSLAERGRLVELEHMRRIA from the coding sequence ATGATCGGTGTTGCTGTCGTCGGCTATGGTTATTGGGGACCAAACCTCGTTCGCAACTTCTGGGAAACGCCCGGCGCGCGACTCATCTGCGTTTGTGATCTGCGCAAGGACCGGTTGACCGCCGTTCAGGCCCGTTATCCGGCAGTCCATATCACGGACGATTTTGAGGAAGTTCTGCGCGACCCACGTGTCGACGCCGTTGCCATCGCGACCCCGGCCGCCGCGCATTTCAAGCTGACGATGCAGGCGCTGCTGGCTGGCAAGCACGTCTTTGTCGAGAAGCCGATGGCTTCGACGTCGGACGAGGCGCGCCGGATGGTCGAAGAGGCGGCGCGCCGCCGCCTCGTGCTCGCCGTTGATCACACCTTCGTTCACACCGGGGCAGTCCGCAAGATGCGCGAGCTTGTGCAGGACGGGCTCGGCGACGTCTATTACTACGACTCCGTGCGGGTCAATCTCGGGCTGTTCCAGCATGACGTCAGCGTTATCTGGGATCTGGCGGTCCACGATCTGTCGATTATGGACTACGTGCTGCCGGAGCGGCCAGTGGCCGTGTCGGCCACCGGAATGAGCCATGTCGCCGGAGAACCGGCCAACATCGCCTATCTCAACCTCTTCTTCGAAAGCAAGCTGATCGCTCACATCCACGTCAACTGGCTCGCCCCGGTCAAGGTGCGCCGGACACTTATCGGCGGCAGCAGCAAGATGATCCTCTACGACGACCTGGAGCCCAGCGAAAAGATCAAGGTCTACGATAAGGGAATTACGCTTAACGGCAACCCCCAGAAGAACGGCGAAAAAGTCTACCAGATGCTGGTTGGCTATCGCACCGGCGACATGTATGCCCCGCATCTCGACCTCGGTGAGGCGCTCAGCATCGAATTGCGCCAGTTCGTGGAATGCATTGAGCGGAATGAGCAGCCGGTCGCCGATGGAAACGCCGGGCTGCGCGTGGTCAGGATCCTGGAAGCCGCCACCCAGTCACTTGCCGAGCGCGGTCGCCTCGTCGAACTCGAGCACATGAGGCGGATCGCATGA
- a CDS encoding DegT/DnrJ/EryC1/StrS family aminotransferase produces the protein MIPFLDLRGQYASIKDEIDAAVLRVLDSAQYVLGEEVAQLEREFAAFCGTQHAIAVNTGTSALHLALLALGIGPGDEVITVPFTFVATVSAICYTGAQPVFVDVEPVTLTMDAAKLEAAITARTKAIMPVHLYGQMADMNAIKAIADRHGVPIIEDACQAHGAEYESRRAGSIGVSGCFSFYPGKNLGACGEGGIVVTSDDRQAHTIRMLRDWGQERRYHHVLKGFNYRMDGIQGAILRVKLRHLNAWTQARRAHAARYSALLAGSDHVGTPVEAAARRHVYHIYAIRCGDREGLQHALTTQGIQFGLHYPIPVHLQTAHADLGYGPGDFPRSEAAARSVLSLPIYPEMTARQVEQVVSAVEQEAHVH, from the coding sequence ATGATTCCCTTTCTGGATCTAAGGGGGCAGTATGCATCAATCAAAGACGAGATTGATGCGGCAGTGCTTCGTGTGCTCGATTCGGCGCAGTATGTTCTCGGAGAAGAGGTCGCGCAGCTTGAACGAGAATTCGCCGCCTTTTGCGGCACACAACACGCGATCGCCGTCAATACTGGCACAAGCGCCCTTCATCTGGCCCTGCTGGCGCTCGGCATAGGCCCCGGCGACGAAGTCATCACCGTGCCCTTCACCTTCGTGGCCACGGTCTCGGCGATCTGCTATACCGGCGCGCAGCCGGTCTTTGTCGATGTCGAGCCGGTGACGCTGACGATGGACGCTGCGAAGCTCGAAGCCGCGATCACGGCCCGAACCAAGGCGATCATGCCGGTCCATCTTTATGGGCAGATGGCCGATATGAACGCAATCAAGGCCATTGCCGACCGGCATGGCGTGCCCATCATCGAGGATGCCTGCCAGGCCCACGGCGCCGAATACGAGAGCCGCCGCGCCGGAAGCATCGGTGTATCGGGCTGTTTCAGTTTCTATCCCGGAAAGAACCTCGGCGCCTGCGGCGAAGGGGGCATCGTCGTCACCAGCGATGACCGCCAGGCGCATACGATTCGCATGCTGCGCGACTGGGGCCAGGAGCGCCGGTACCATCACGTGCTTAAGGGCTTCAACTACCGTATGGATGGTATCCAGGGCGCCATTCTGCGCGTGAAGCTCAGGCACCTCAATGCTTGGACGCAAGCGCGCCGTGCCCATGCAGCTCGCTATTCCGCGCTGCTCGCGGGCTCGGACCATGTGGGCACGCCTGTAGAGGCCGCTGCCCGGCGCCATGTCTATCACATCTATGCCATCCGGTGCGGGGACCGCGAGGGGCTGCAGCACGCCCTTACCACTCAGGGCATACAGTTCGGGCTGCATTACCCGATCCCGGTGCACCTGCAGACGGCCCATGCCGACCTCGGCTATGGCCCAGGGGATTTTCCCAGATCGGAGGCCGCCGCCCGATCGGTTCTGTCGCTGCCCATCTATCCGGAGATGACGGCGAGGCAGGTCGAGCAGGTCGTGTCTGCGGTGGAGCAGGAGGCCCATGTCCACTGA
- a CDS encoding acyltransferase, producing the protein MSTEHSSKSRVVPAVHGLREAPDPSYQAELAEAIRRSYGAAGLLELYGRFVDGDGFVDTLMRKVIWQSLARSCGTGLQVGSGAGFKHPETFEIGSGVFIGAQSYIQGRYDGRCVIGDNVWIGPQAYLDARDVIIEEFVGWGPGAKILGSSHTGIPVDVPIIRTDLEIKPVRVGAWADIGTNATVLPGVTIGRGAVVGAGAVVTSDVEPYAVVVGVPAKFLRWRTGCTPAKR; encoded by the coding sequence ATGTCCACTGAGCACTCGTCAAAGTCACGGGTCGTTCCGGCGGTGCATGGCCTGCGCGAGGCGCCCGATCCGAGTTATCAGGCGGAGCTGGCCGAGGCGATCCGCCGATCCTACGGCGCGGCAGGGCTGCTGGAGCTCTACGGCCGTTTCGTGGATGGCGACGGCTTCGTCGACACTCTGATGCGCAAGGTGATCTGGCAAAGCCTCGCGAGAAGTTGCGGGACTGGCCTGCAGGTCGGCAGCGGCGCGGGGTTCAAGCATCCAGAGACCTTCGAGATTGGCAGCGGCGTGTTCATCGGTGCACAGTCCTACATCCAGGGCCGCTATGACGGCAGATGCGTAATCGGCGACAATGTCTGGATAGGCCCGCAGGCCTATCTCGACGCGCGCGATGTCATCATCGAGGAGTTTGTCGGTTGGGGCCCCGGAGCGAAAATCCTGGGGTCGAGCCATACGGGTATTCCCGTCGATGTGCCGATCATCCGTACGGACCTTGAAATCAAGCCAGTTCGCGTCGGCGCGTGGGCGGATATCGGGACCAATGCGACCGTCCTTCCCGGCGTCACGATCGGAAGAGGCGCGGTCGTCGGAGCGGGTGCGGTGGTCACCTCCGACGTCGAGCCCTATGCAGTCGTTGTGGGGGTGCCCGCGAAGTTCCTGCGCTGGCGAACGGGTTGCACCCCGGCGAAACGGTGA
- a CDS encoding NAD-dependent epimerase/dehydratase family protein, which yields MKDKRILITGGAGLIGSHIADLVALEEPREILVLDNFVRGRRENLQQSASSGLLRIIEGDIRDRALLARYMEGVDIVFHQAAIRITQCAEEPRLAFDVLAQGTFNVLEAAVGAGVSKVIAASSASVLGLAEDFPTPEEHHPYNNRTIYGAAKTFNEGLLRSFAEMYDLNYIALRYFNVYGPRMDVHGAYTEVLIRWMERIESGRPPVIFGDGTQTMDFVHVRDIARANLLAAKSDVTDEVFNVASGTETSLRELAQLLARVMGVPLEPQHEPARTVNAVSRRLADMRKAERLLGFKAQITLEGGLRDLVAWWRRERVSAGGEAA from the coding sequence ATGAAAGACAAACGTATTCTGATCACGGGCGGAGCGGGCCTCATAGGGTCTCATATTGCCGACCTTGTTGCGCTCGAGGAGCCCCGGGAAATCCTGGTCCTCGACAACTTCGTTCGCGGACGCCGGGAAAATCTGCAACAGTCTGCGAGCTCCGGCCTGCTCAGGATCATCGAAGGCGACATCAGAGACCGCGCCCTTCTCGCAAGATACATGGAAGGCGTCGACATCGTTTTCCACCAGGCGGCCATCCGCATCACCCAATGTGCCGAGGAGCCGAGACTCGCCTTCGATGTTCTGGCGCAAGGCACGTTCAATGTGCTCGAGGCGGCGGTCGGCGCCGGTGTGTCGAAAGTGATCGCGGCCTCGTCGGCCTCGGTACTGGGTCTCGCGGAAGATTTTCCGACTCCCGAGGAGCACCATCCCTATAACAACCGCACGATCTACGGCGCGGCCAAAACGTTCAACGAAGGGCTCCTGCGCAGCTTCGCCGAGATGTACGACCTCAACTATATCGCGCTCAGATACTTCAACGTCTACGGTCCGCGCATGGATGTCCACGGCGCCTATACGGAGGTGCTGATCCGCTGGATGGAGCGGATTGAGTCCGGCCGACCACCGGTCATTTTCGGTGATGGCACTCAGACCATGGATTTCGTGCATGTGCGTGATATCGCGCGGGCCAATCTGCTCGCCGCAAAATCGGACGTCACGGACGAGGTCTTCAACGTCGCCAGCGGTACCGAAACGAGCCTGCGCGAGCTGGCGCAACTGCTGGCACGGGTGATGGGGGTTCCGCTCGAGCCGCAGCACGAACCGGCCCGGACGGTGAACGCCGTCAGCCGCCGATTGGCGGATATGCGCAAGGCCGAGCGGCTCCTGGGGTTCAAGGCTCAGATCACGCTCGAGGGGGGACTGCGCGACCTCGTCGCTTGGTGGCGGCGCGAGCGGGTTTCAGCAGGTGGAGAGGCGGCATGA
- a CDS encoding DegT/DnrJ/EryC1/StrS family aminotransferase, whose protein sequence is MSETSRQIPVAKPVLDDREVEAVRRVVLSGWVTQGPEVAAFENEFADFVGSAHACAVSNCTTALHLALACVGVGAGDEVITVSHTFIATANAIRYCGALPVFVDIEASGYNVDPELIETAITPRTKAILCVHQLGMPCDLRRIVKIGKRYSIPVIEDAACAAGSEILWEGQWQRIGKPHGDIACFSFHPRKVLTTGDGGMLTTASDEYDRKFRLWRQHGMSVPDTVRHGAKQVIYEAYPELGYNYRMTDLQAAIGREQLKRLPALVDRRRALAEKYSEHLSGTSGLRTPSEPHWARSNWQSYCVALPSRLDQREVMQTMLDRGISTRRGVMNIHLEEAYAGADTHRLSGSLGRSVAAQERSVILPLYAQMTDDDVALVAEELLSIPTIAAPTTAPPSGASYLPHSG, encoded by the coding sequence ATGAGCGAGACATCTCGACAGATTCCAGTTGCCAAGCCAGTCCTTGACGACCGCGAAGTTGAAGCGGTCCGGCGCGTGGTTCTTTCAGGCTGGGTTACGCAGGGGCCGGAGGTCGCGGCGTTTGAAAACGAATTCGCCGATTTCGTCGGCTCCGCCCATGCTTGCGCCGTTTCGAACTGCACGACCGCGCTGCATTTGGCTCTTGCTTGCGTCGGCGTCGGTGCCGGCGACGAAGTGATCACGGTCAGCCACACCTTCATCGCGACAGCGAACGCCATCCGCTATTGCGGTGCGCTGCCCGTCTTCGTCGATATCGAGGCCAGCGGCTACAATGTCGATCCCGAACTGATCGAGACTGCAATCACACCGCGCACAAAGGCGATTCTCTGCGTACATCAGCTCGGCATGCCCTGCGATCTTCGCCGCATCGTGAAGATCGGCAAGCGATATTCCATCCCCGTCATCGAAGACGCCGCATGCGCTGCGGGGAGCGAGATCCTTTGGGAAGGCCAGTGGCAGAGAATCGGCAAGCCGCATGGCGACATCGCATGCTTCTCCTTCCATCCACGTAAGGTACTGACCACCGGCGACGGCGGCATGCTGACGACGGCAAGCGACGAATATGATCGGAAATTCCGGCTGTGGCGCCAGCACGGCATGAGTGTACCCGATACGGTGCGGCACGGGGCGAAACAAGTCATTTACGAGGCCTATCCGGAGCTTGGCTACAACTACCGTATGACCGACCTGCAGGCGGCGATCGGCCGGGAGCAGTTGAAGCGGCTTCCCGCGCTGGTCGATCGGCGAAGGGCGCTTGCGGAAAAGTACTCGGAGCACCTTTCGGGCACTTCAGGGCTGCGAACCCCGAGCGAGCCTCACTGGGCCAGGAGCAACTGGCAGAGTTATTGCGTGGCACTGCCAAGCAGGCTCGACCAGCGCGAGGTGATGCAGACCATGCTCGACCGGGGCATCTCGACGCGCCGCGGCGTGATGAACATTCATCTCGAGGAAGCCTATGCAGGCGCCGACACGCATCGACTGTCCGGAAGCCTCGGGCGGAGCGTCGCGGCGCAGGAGCGGTCGGTCATCCTGCCGCTATACGCCCAGATGACCGACGATGATGTGGCACTCGTCGCCGAGGAGCTCCTGTCCATTCCGACTATCGCCGCACCGACTACGGCGCCGCCGTCTGGCGCTTCTTACCTTCCACATTCAGGCTGA
- a CDS encoding O-antigen translocase — protein METRPSSGGQETYTQILKSTALIGGSSLINVAFAIIRNKAMALLLGPAGVGLIGLYSSIADIAHAFAGVGIQASGVRQIAEAAGSGDTARVALTATILKRTSVVLGLLGALLLAAFAWPIAQFTFGDQGYAGGVALLSAAILLRLLADGQIALIQGMRDIASLSRINVFGAFFSTVISIPLVYFFGASAIVPSLVAVAAASLAICWWYGRQIRVSPASMSVRQVRQETTALLQLGVVFMISGILTLGAAYAIRIIVLRAEGFSAAGLYQAAWTIGGLYAGFILQAMGTDFYPRLTAVADDDAECNRLVNEQAQISMLLAAPGLIATLTAAPLVMRLFYSPEFYGAVDVLRWICLGMMLRIVAWPMGFIVLAKGAKGVFFWTEVSATLVHVGLAWLLVREIGSVGAGAAFFGLYVWHAMLIYLIVRRLSGFRWSVANRKLAMIFLPASGVVFGALVLLPFWQAIWIGIVAATLSGVYSLLRLLELVPPTSLAAAIRARRSKSA, from the coding sequence ATGGAAACGCGCCCAAGCTCCGGAGGCCAGGAGACCTACACGCAGATTCTGAAGTCGACCGCTCTCATCGGCGGCTCATCGCTGATCAATGTGGCTTTCGCCATTATCCGCAACAAGGCGATGGCTCTGCTGCTCGGCCCTGCCGGTGTTGGACTGATCGGTCTTTACAGTTCCATAGCCGACATTGCCCATGCGTTTGCCGGTGTCGGGATCCAAGCGAGCGGCGTGCGCCAGATCGCCGAGGCCGCAGGCTCCGGCGACACGGCCAGGGTCGCCCTGACGGCGACCATTCTGAAGCGGACCTCAGTTGTGCTCGGGCTTCTCGGCGCCCTTCTTCTTGCTGCGTTTGCCTGGCCAATCGCTCAGTTCACCTTCGGCGATCAGGGATACGCTGGCGGCGTCGCCCTGCTTTCCGCGGCGATCCTCCTGCGCTTGCTGGCAGACGGCCAAATCGCTCTGATCCAAGGCATGCGCGACATTGCGAGCCTCTCCCGGATCAACGTTTTCGGCGCATTCTTCAGTACTGTGATCAGCATCCCGCTGGTCTATTTCTTCGGCGCATCGGCGATCGTCCCCTCTCTCGTGGCCGTCGCCGCGGCGTCGTTGGCGATCTGCTGGTGGTACGGCAGACAGATACGCGTCAGCCCAGCATCAATGTCGGTCCGCCAGGTCCGCCAGGAGACGACCGCTCTCCTGCAACTCGGTGTCGTCTTCATGATCAGCGGAATTCTCACGCTTGGGGCAGCCTACGCGATCCGTATCATCGTCTTGAGGGCGGAAGGCTTCTCGGCCGCGGGGCTCTACCAGGCGGCCTGGACGATCGGCGGCCTCTATGCCGGTTTCATCCTGCAGGCGATGGGCACCGATTTCTATCCGCGTCTGACGGCAGTCGCGGATGACGATGCCGAATGCAACCGCTTGGTCAACGAGCAGGCGCAGATCAGCATGCTGCTTGCGGCCCCCGGCCTTATCGCGACGCTGACTGCCGCGCCGCTGGTGATGCGACTGTTCTATTCGCCGGAATTCTATGGCGCGGTAGACGTCCTTCGCTGGATCTGCCTCGGAATGATGCTGCGGATCGTTGCCTGGCCCATGGGCTTCATCGTGCTCGCAAAGGGCGCCAAGGGCGTCTTCTTCTGGACGGAGGTTTCGGCTACCCTGGTCCATGTCGGTCTTGCCTGGCTCCTTGTCCGGGAGATCGGCTCCGTTGGCGCCGGCGCCGCGTTTTTTGGTCTCTATGTCTGGCACGCCATGCTGATCTACCTGATCGTACGGCGGCTCTCGGGGTTCCGTTGGTCGGTTGCCAATCGCAAACTCGCGATGATCTTTCTGCCCGCGTCCGGGGTGGTCTTCGGCGCCCTTGTCCTCCTGCCGTTCTGGCAGGCAATATGGATCGGCATCGTGGCCGCCACGCTCAGCGGAGTCTATTCGCTGCTCAGGCTGTTGGAACTCGTGCCACCGACCTCGCTGGCGGCCGCAATCCGCGCCCGGCGCTCGAAGTCAGCCTGA
- the rfbD gene encoding dTDP-4-dehydrorhamnose reductase — MRVLATGRAGQIVTSLMEVAAQRGDLELITIGRPEFDLTKPIPMRQAIIAARPDVVISTAAYTAVDRAEEEPALAHAVNVVGAALVAEAAASLCVPIVHLSTDYVFSGDDGGPRRETDETRPRTVYGSTKLEGERAVASITPQHVILRTSWVYSPFGTNFVKTIMRLAENRESLSIVADQYGNPTSALGLADAILRIAAELPRDRFGVYHLAGAGETNWSGFARHILNISRTYGGPFSVVREIASADYPTRARRPQDSRLCTDKFEQTFGWRLPAWQASTEAVVRRLLQMRQHSGVPAADGIGGG; from the coding sequence ATGAGAGTGCTCGCCACCGGCAGGGCCGGTCAGATCGTCACCAGCCTGATGGAGGTTGCCGCGCAGCGCGGCGACCTGGAACTGATCACCATTGGTCGTCCGGAGTTCGACCTCACGAAACCGATCCCGATGAGGCAAGCCATCATAGCGGCAAGACCGGACGTCGTCATTTCGACGGCTGCCTATACGGCCGTCGATCGGGCGGAGGAAGAGCCGGCTTTGGCTCACGCAGTCAACGTTGTCGGCGCTGCGCTTGTGGCCGAGGCAGCGGCCAGTCTCTGCGTTCCCATCGTCCATCTGTCAACCGACTACGTCTTCTCCGGCGATGACGGCGGCCCGCGCCGAGAAACTGACGAGACCAGGCCGCGCACCGTCTACGGCTCTACCAAACTCGAAGGCGAACGTGCGGTGGCGAGTATAACGCCGCAACACGTCATCTTGCGAACGAGCTGGGTCTATAGTCCCTTCGGCACCAACTTCGTCAAGACGATCATGAGGCTTGCCGAGAACCGGGAGTCCCTGTCGATCGTTGCCGACCAATACGGCAATCCGACGTCGGCGCTGGGCTTGGCTGACGCGATCCTGCGGATCGCCGCGGAACTGCCGCGGGACCGGTTTGGCGTCTATCACCTTGCCGGAGCGGGCGAAACCAACTGGTCCGGCTTCGCCAGGCACATTCTGAACATCAGCCGCACCTATGGCGGCCCGTTTTCAGTTGTGCGGGAGATCGCCAGCGCCGACTACCCCACACGAGCCCGGCGGCCTCAAGACTCGCGCCTTTGCACCGACAAGTTCGAGCAAACCTTCGGCTGGCGCCTGCCCGCCTGGCAAGCAAGTACGGAAGCGGTCGTCCGGCGCCTTCTCCAGATGCGCCAGCATTCGGGTGTCCCGGCGGCCGACGGCATCGGAGGCGGTTAG